In one Streptomyces sp. NBC_01288 genomic region, the following are encoded:
- a CDS encoding polyamine ABC transporter substrate-binding protein yields MPQTPKSSSPSRRSLLRALGGTAALGALAGCGVPAAYVKAGDRAGADLSAKDKRLTWANWPLYIDTDDDDQTKRPTLDAFEKKTGISVDYIEEINDNDEFFGKISPALMNHQQTGRDLIVMSDWMCARFVRLGWVQRMDRSAQPNVAKYLDPQLSSPAFDPGRRYTVPWQSGITGIAYNHRKLGREIRHVSDLWASDLKGRVTLLSGLDEAFALLMQGNGVDITKWTAADFHKVCDQVQTQISRNQIRRFTGNDYTKDLVSGDVLACQAYSGDVIQLQADNPDIRFVVPEEGAELWADSLMIPDLARHKTNAEKLIDYYYDPEVAAELAAWVNYVCPVPAAQAVLAASKDKDTAELAENPLIFPDSTMRKHLAIARDITSTERVEFAKEWNKIVGL; encoded by the coding sequence GTGCCCCAGACTCCGAAGTCGTCCTCGCCCTCCCGTCGCTCCCTGCTGCGTGCGCTCGGCGGTACCGCCGCGCTCGGCGCGCTCGCCGGGTGCGGTGTGCCCGCCGCGTATGTGAAGGCGGGGGACCGTGCCGGCGCCGATCTGTCCGCCAAGGACAAGCGGCTGACCTGGGCGAACTGGCCGTTGTACATCGACACCGATGACGACGACCAGACGAAGCGGCCCACGCTGGACGCGTTCGAGAAGAAGACCGGGATCTCCGTCGACTACATCGAGGAGATCAACGACAACGACGAGTTCTTCGGCAAGATCAGCCCGGCGCTCATGAACCACCAGCAGACCGGCCGCGACCTGATCGTCATGAGCGACTGGATGTGCGCGCGGTTCGTCCGCCTCGGCTGGGTCCAGCGGATGGACCGGTCCGCGCAGCCCAACGTGGCGAAGTACCTCGACCCGCAGCTCAGCTCGCCCGCGTTCGACCCGGGGCGCCGGTACACGGTGCCGTGGCAGTCGGGGATCACCGGTATCGCGTACAACCACCGCAAGCTCGGCCGCGAGATCCGCCATGTCTCCGACCTGTGGGCGAGCGACCTGAAGGGCCGGGTCACCCTGCTCTCCGGCCTGGACGAGGCGTTCGCGCTGCTGATGCAGGGCAATGGCGTCGACATCACCAAGTGGACCGCCGCCGACTTCCACAAGGTGTGCGACCAGGTACAGACCCAGATCAGCCGGAACCAGATCCGCCGCTTCACCGGCAACGACTACACCAAGGACCTGGTCAGCGGCGACGTCCTCGCCTGCCAGGCCTACTCCGGCGACGTGATCCAACTCCAGGCCGACAACCCGGACATCCGCTTCGTCGTCCCCGAGGAGGGCGCCGAACTCTGGGCGGACTCCCTGATGATCCCCGACCTGGCCCGCCACAAGACCAACGCCGAAAAGCTGATCGACTACTACTACGACCCCGAGGTCGCCGCGGAACTCGCCGCCTGGGTCAACTACGTCTGCCCCGTCCCGGCGGCCCAGGCCGTCCTCGCGGCCTCCAAGGACAAGGACACCGCGGAGCTTGCCGAGAACCCGCTGATCTTCCCGGACTCGACGATGCGGAAGCACCTCGCGATCGCGCGGGACATCACGTCCACGGAGCGGGTGGAGTTCGCGAAGGAGTGGAACAAGATCGTGGGGTTGTAG